One Gemmatimonadota bacterium genomic region harbors:
- a CDS encoding EAL domain-containing protein, giving the protein MAASEARFRSLVQQGGDVTLIATAEGLVTYASPSVVGLAGRSTRDVEGQPLASLVHPDDATALGRFLKSAAEGMPVTAEWRLKRGDEWVWTETDAVDLRSEPAINGLVITLRDISERRSLEARLTHQAYHDSLTRLANRSLFLNRVAHAIARYPRDLKPAAVLFLDLDGFKKVNDSLGHAAGDELLVACAARLSACIRPGDTIARLGGDEFAVLLEGIAGIGDAEIIAGRIAQAVAGSFTIQGREVFVGVSAGIAEIAGDLTPDEVLRNADLAMYFAKSRAKGGHAVYQPAMHAELVEWLELEADLRSSIGGDQISVEYQPIVHLADGRLYGAEALVRWTHPVRGHIPTTRFVAMAEETGLIVPVGRRVLQEACQQAATWRRTAARAAELRLSVNLSGRHFQEAALVADVGHALRESALAPGALTLEITESVLMRRSEETLETLRELKALGVKLAIDDFGVGYSSLGYLQQFPIDVLKIDRTFVDSVAVANRDPVLARAIIALGQTLGIETIAEGIERLEQRDGLTALGCELGQGYFFSRAVPPDEFERRLLKAPAPPRVTPGSVRVLRPTPVT; this is encoded by the coding sequence ATGGCCGCTTCTGAGGCGCGTTTCCGGTCGCTCGTTCAGCAGGGGGGGGACGTCACCCTGATTGCGACGGCCGAGGGGCTTGTGACCTATGCGAGTCCGTCTGTCGTGGGGCTCGCGGGCCGCAGCACGCGGGACGTGGAAGGCCAACCCCTTGCCTCCCTGGTCCATCCGGATGACGCGACGGCCCTTGGCCGGTTCCTCAAGTCGGCGGCCGAAGGGATGCCGGTCACCGCGGAATGGCGGCTCAAGCGTGGCGACGAGTGGGTCTGGACCGAGACTGATGCGGTGGACCTGCGCAGCGAACCCGCGATCAACGGCCTGGTGATCACGCTGCGGGATATCTCCGAACGCCGATCACTCGAGGCGCGCCTCACGCACCAAGCGTACCACGATTCCCTGACGCGCCTGGCGAACCGGTCGTTGTTCCTCAATCGCGTGGCCCATGCCATCGCACGGTATCCGCGCGACCTGAAACCGGCCGCCGTGCTGTTCCTGGACCTGGACGGCTTCAAGAAGGTGAATGACTCGTTAGGTCATGCCGCTGGTGACGAGCTGCTCGTCGCCTGCGCTGCGCGGCTCTCGGCGTGCATTCGCCCGGGGGATACCATCGCACGGTTGGGCGGGGATGAGTTCGCCGTGTTGCTCGAGGGGATTGCCGGCATCGGGGATGCCGAGATCATTGCCGGTCGCATCGCGCAGGCGGTGGCCGGATCGTTCACGATCCAGGGTCGCGAGGTGTTCGTGGGGGTGAGCGCGGGGATCGCCGAGATTGCCGGTGACCTGACCCCTGACGAGGTCCTGCGGAACGCGGACCTCGCGATGTACTTCGCCAAGTCGCGCGCGAAGGGCGGGCATGCGGTCTACCAGCCGGCGATGCACGCGGAACTGGTCGAATGGCTCGAGCTGGAGGCCGATTTGCGGTCGAGCATCGGGGGCGACCAGATCTCCGTGGAATACCAGCCGATCGTGCATTTGGCGGACGGGCGGTTGTACGGCGCCGAGGCCTTGGTGCGCTGGACCCACCCGGTCCGCGGCCATATCCCCACGACGCGCTTTGTCGCGATGGCCGAAGAAACCGGGCTGATCGTTCCGGTGGGTCGCCGGGTGCTGCAGGAGGCGTGTCAGCAAGCGGCCACATGGCGCCGGACCGCCGCGCGTGCGGCTGAACTGCGCCTCTCGGTGAACCTGTCGGGCCGGCATTTCCAGGAGGCGGCGCTCGTGGCCGACGTCGGGCACGCGTTGCGCGAGAGCGCCCTTGCGCCGGGGGCGCTGACGCTCGAGATCACCGAGAGCGTGCTGATGCGGCGATCGGAGGAGACGCTCGAGACGCTGCGCGAGTTGAAGGCCCTGGGGGTCAAGCTGGCGATTGACGACTTTGGCGTCGGCTATTCGTCGTTGGGGTACCTACAGCAATTCCCGATCGACGTCCTCAAGATCGACCGCACCTTTGTGGACTCGGTCGCCGTGGCGAACCGGGACCCGGTGTTGGCGCGTGCGATCATCGCACTGGGCCAGACGCTGGGCATCGAGACGATCGCCGAGGGGATCGAGCGCCTGGAGCAGCGGGATGGGCTGACGGCGCTGGGCTGCGAGCTTGGGCAGGGGTACTTCTTCTCGCGTGCCGTGCCGCCGGACGAGTTCGAGCGGCGCCTCCTCAAGGCCCCGGCGCCGCCACGCGTGACGCCGGGGAGCGTTCGGGTACTCAGACCAACGCCGGTAACCTGA
- a CDS encoding aminotransferase class I/II-fold pyridoxal phosphate-dependent enzyme, with protein sequence MPAQRAATFTESVIREMTRVAAQYGAINLAQGFPDFPMPAPMKEAACAAINGDINQYAVTWGAPALRVAIAEKYHRWYDMTVDPDRELTVTCGATEAMAAVFLALIDPGDEVIVFEPFYENYGPDAILAGAKPVFVPLEWPDWRFDPDRLRAAFSNRTKAIVINTPHNPTGKVFSRDELTLIADLCQQHDVWAITDEIYEHIRYQGSHHVLATFPGMRERTITISGLSKTFSCTGWRLGFAIAPPRESVAIRKVHDFLTVGAPAPLQQAAAVGMAFDVDYYNHMAQDYLRRRDRLCAPLAQAGFKFSPPDGAYYILADYSAFSDRGDTEFAMWLTREAGIATVPGSSFHSPGATVPRYIRFVFCKKDDTLDAAAERLLRLPALV encoded by the coding sequence ATGCCCGCGCAACGCGCCGCTACGTTCACCGAAAGTGTCATCCGGGAAATGACCCGGGTCGCCGCCCAATACGGCGCGATCAACCTCGCCCAGGGCTTTCCCGACTTCCCGATGCCCGCCCCGATGAAGGAGGCGGCCTGCGCAGCGATCAACGGCGACATCAACCAGTACGCCGTGACCTGGGGCGCGCCAGCCCTGCGGGTCGCGATCGCCGAGAAATACCATCGGTGGTACGACATGACGGTCGATCCCGATCGAGAGCTCACGGTGACATGCGGGGCGACGGAGGCGATGGCCGCGGTCTTCCTCGCCCTGATCGACCCGGGCGACGAGGTCATCGTGTTCGAGCCGTTTTACGAGAACTACGGCCCGGATGCGATTCTGGCCGGCGCGAAGCCGGTGTTCGTTCCCCTCGAATGGCCGGATTGGCGCTTTGACCCCGATCGCCTGCGCGCGGCATTCTCCAATCGCACGAAGGCCATCGTCATCAACACGCCACACAACCCGACGGGTAAGGTCTTCAGCCGCGACGAACTCACCCTCATTGCCGACCTGTGCCAACAGCACGACGTCTGGGCAATCACGGACGAGATCTACGAGCACATCCGGTACCAGGGCTCGCACCACGTCCTCGCGACGTTCCCGGGGATGCGCGAACGCACCATCACCATCTCCGGGCTGTCCAAGACGTTCAGCTGCACGGGATGGCGGCTGGGTTTTGCCATCGCCCCACCACGGGAGAGCGTGGCCATTCGCAAGGTGCACGACTTCCTGACGGTGGGTGCCCCCGCCCCCCTGCAGCAGGCGGCGGCCGTCGGGATGGCCTTTGACGTCGACTACTACAACCACATGGCGCAGGACTACCTGCGGCGCCGGGATCGGCTGTGCGCGCCGCTCGCGCAGGCGGGCTTCAAATTTTCCCCGCCAGACGGCGCGTATTACATCCTCGCCGATTATTCCGCGTTCAGCGATCGTGGCGACACCGAGTTTGCCATGTGGCTCACCCGCGAAGCGGGCATCGCCACGGTGCCGGGATCCAGCTTCCACTCGCCCGGGGCGACAGTGCCGCGCTACATCCGGTTTGTCTTCTGCAAGAAGGACGACACGCTCGACGCCGCCGCCGAGCGCTTGCTCAGGTTACCGGCGTTGGTCTGA
- the ruvA gene encoding Holliday junction branch migration protein RuvA gives MLTLVTGTLVARELDRAEVMTSGGVGYALAIPLGTFEALPRAGEKVTLHTHLVVREDEWQLYGFATPFERRVFQRLLGATGVGPALALGMLSTLSPERVVRALKEKDLATLQQVPRVGRKKAEQMILDLSEKLTDLVAGGAAGSRPEGAGADDAIRALVALGYSTQDAEKGVRHALDAAAPGATAPELIRQALAHIARK, from the coding sequence ATGCTGACCCTGGTCACCGGCACCCTCGTCGCGCGCGAACTGGACCGGGCCGAAGTGATGACGTCGGGCGGAGTGGGTTACGCCCTCGCGATCCCACTCGGCACCTTTGAGGCCCTGCCGCGAGCTGGGGAGAAGGTGACCCTGCACACGCATCTCGTCGTGCGCGAAGACGAGTGGCAACTCTACGGCTTCGCCACACCCTTTGAACGGAGAGTGTTTCAGCGCCTCCTGGGGGCTACGGGGGTGGGACCCGCCCTCGCACTTGGGATGCTGTCGACCCTCTCGCCGGAGCGCGTCGTTCGCGCCCTCAAGGAGAAGGACCTCGCGACCCTGCAGCAGGTTCCGCGCGTGGGACGCAAGAAGGCGGAGCAGATGATCCTGGACTTGTCGGAGAAGCTCACCGACCTGGTCGCCGGCGGGGCCGCGGGATCGCGCCCCGAAGGGGCCGGCGCAGACGACGCCATCCGGGCCCTCGTCGCCCTGGGGTACTCCACCCAGGATGCAGAAAAGGGCGTCCGACATGCGCTGGACGCGGCGGCCCCCGGAGCGACCGCCCCGGAGCTTATCCGGCAGGCACTCGCCCACATCGCCCGCAAGTAG
- the ruvC gene encoding crossover junction endodeoxyribonuclease RuvC, with amino-acid sequence MLILGVDPGTAVTGYGLVRLGERATPRLVECGVIRTRPQDALVHRLLEISTALRAIIDRCQPEVMAVEDIFYARNVRTTVVLGHARGVIMLAGAQAGLDVHEFPPAEIKKAVTGTGNATKEQVQFMVARLLRLAAPPSPADAADAVAVALTLSMRVHLLVPRETRQSSVRAAC; translated from the coding sequence GTGCTCATCCTCGGGGTCGACCCAGGGACGGCCGTCACCGGATATGGGCTCGTTCGCCTCGGCGAGCGCGCCACCCCGCGACTGGTCGAGTGTGGTGTCATCCGGACCCGGCCCCAAGACGCCCTCGTGCATCGGCTGCTCGAGATTTCCACCGCCCTTCGCGCAATCATCGACCGTTGCCAGCCCGAGGTGATGGCGGTCGAGGACATCTTTTACGCCAGGAATGTCCGAACAACGGTGGTCCTGGGGCACGCACGCGGCGTGATCATGCTCGCCGGGGCGCAAGCCGGGCTCGATGTCCACGAGTTCCCTCCCGCGGAGATCAAGAAGGCGGTAACCGGGACCGGGAACGCCACGAAGGAGCAGGTGCAGTTCATGGTGGCCCGCCTGCTTCGGCTCGCGGCCCCACCGTCGCCCGCGGACGCCGCGGACGCCGTGGCCGTGGCACTGACCCTGTCCATGCGGGTGCACCTGCTCGTACCTCGTGAGACGCGGCAGTCCTCGGTGCGCGCCGCATGCTGA
- a CDS encoding YebC/PmpR family DNA-binding transcriptional regulator, producing MAGHSKWKQIKHYKAATDAKRGAMFTKLIREITVAAKQGGGDPGGNPRLRTAIDTAKAASMPKENIERAVKKGTGELEGVDYVEVLYEAFGPGGVALMIHALTDNATRTVAEVRYKLSRGGGNMGATNSVSWMFERKGQLYLDATKHQEDPTLEAALEAGATDFAREDDQYVVSTEVAAFHAVKTALEAKGIVSTESEIAWIPKQTVRVEGADAQSLIKLIEGLEELDDVQKVDANFDMDVSELAATD from the coding sequence ATGGCTGGTCACAGTAAGTGGAAGCAAATCAAGCACTACAAGGCCGCCACCGACGCCAAGCGTGGCGCCATGTTCACCAAGCTCATCCGCGAAATCACCGTCGCGGCCAAGCAGGGCGGCGGCGACCCGGGGGGCAACCCACGGCTGCGCACAGCGATTGACACCGCCAAGGCCGCGTCGATGCCGAAGGAGAACATCGAACGGGCGGTCAAGAAAGGCACCGGCGAGCTCGAGGGGGTCGACTACGTCGAGGTCCTGTACGAAGCCTTTGGCCCAGGGGGCGTCGCCCTCATGATCCACGCCCTGACCGACAATGCGACCCGCACCGTGGCCGAGGTCCGCTACAAGCTCTCGCGCGGCGGTGGCAACATGGGCGCCACCAACTCGGTGTCGTGGATGTTCGAGCGAAAAGGCCAGCTCTACCTCGACGCCACGAAACACCAGGAAGACCCCACCCTCGAGGCCGCACTGGAAGCAGGCGCCACCGACTTTGCCCGCGAAGACGACCAGTACGTTGTTTCCACCGAAGTCGCCGCCTTCCATGCCGTGAAGACCGCCCTCGAGGCGAAAGGCATCGTCTCCACCGAGTCCGAGATCGCCTGGATTCCCAAGCAAACCGTTCGGGTGGAAGGGGCCGATGCCCAATCGCTCATCAAGCTGATCGAGGGCCTCGAGGAGCTGGATGACGTGCAGAAGGTCGACGCGAACTTCGACATGGACGTGTCGGAACTCGCGGCCACGGACTGA
- a CDS encoding DnaB-like helicase C-terminal domain-containing protein has product MPNDSPRPRPFDATAWLARLDATGAADDTVSTGFPSVDTRLGGGPRRGDLVVLCGDAGVGKSAFATAVALRAAEAGHEVALFSGEADTERLIERALGILSKTSTDTLRRGDLDEETHARVGAAVLRLRDHSPLFSFVPPHGVGGLSDLLIDQLGIGLVIVDPVEALATGRAPRDEEIAHVVRELKAMAVRRRCTVLVTAQLARPVRDRADPRPQLDDLGALGALTQHADVVLGLYREELYHAASDIDGAAELHLLKHRTGSLGWVDLYLYKRWLRFEDMVEG; this is encoded by the coding sequence ATGCCTAACGACTCGCCCCGCCCGCGTCCGTTCGACGCCACCGCCTGGCTGGCGCGCCTGGACGCGACCGGCGCGGCCGACGATACCGTCTCCACGGGCTTTCCCAGTGTCGACACCCGCCTCGGTGGCGGACCGCGGCGCGGAGACCTCGTCGTCCTCTGCGGCGACGCCGGCGTCGGGAAGAGTGCCTTCGCCACGGCGGTCGCCCTCCGCGCCGCGGAGGCCGGCCACGAGGTGGCGCTCTTCTCGGGCGAGGCGGACACGGAACGCCTGATTGAGCGGGCCCTCGGCATCCTGTCCAAGACTTCCACTGACACGTTGCGCCGCGGTGACCTGGACGAGGAAACGCATGCGCGGGTCGGCGCTGCGGTCCTGCGACTCCGCGACCACTCGCCCCTGTTCTCGTTCGTCCCCCCCCATGGGGTCGGCGGCCTGTCGGACCTCCTGATCGATCAACTCGGGATCGGGCTCGTCATCGTCGACCCCGTCGAGGCGCTGGCCACGGGACGTGCCCCACGCGACGAGGAAATCGCCCATGTCGTCCGCGAGCTCAAGGCCATGGCCGTGCGCCGGCGTTGTACGGTGCTCGTCACCGCCCAACTGGCGCGGCCCGTTCGGGACCGCGCGGATCCGCGGCCCCAACTCGACGACCTCGGCGCTCTCGGCGCCCTCACCCAACACGCCGACGTCGTCCTCGGGCTGTACCGCGAGGAGCTGTATCACGCCGCCTCGGACATCGACGGGGCGGCCGAGCTGCACCTCCTCAAGCACCGGACAGGATCGTTAGGCTGGGTCGACCTCTACCTCTACAAGCGGTGGCTGCGCTTTGAGGATATGGTAGAGGGCTGA
- a CDS encoding response regulator — translation MPPLPKLGPSSRAVLWVDDEADLLEPHRLFLVDKGFEVSMARNADDALEMLRRRSYDLLLLDEQMPGRRGLDAFRDVRELAPAMPVVMITKSEDDGTLREALGADVRDYLVKPVSPRQVLSVVTKVLEGPRIRQQAVARAFVERFRALELERSPHLDWRGWIERFDELMRWDVDLTAAGETGLYESLRGLYPDMHREFAAFMAQAYPAWLKNLEGDRPPLSIDVVPEFVLPVLQRDRRVALVVVDCMRLDQWRVLEPVVNAMFEVETTHYYAVLPTATPYARNALFAGLFPGEIAARLPDWWGERDDESLNAHERELLEAQLVELKVQASVRYQKISTPGDSDDLERHLATAIGGEGISAFVFNFVDLLTHGRSESAILYEVARDEVALRALTLQWFQRSALYALLREAARKKVTVVLTSDHGSIHCTTPATVFARRDATHNLRYKFGEDLRAERPEYALQFTKEDMLRLPRRGMGANTLLAVGNTFFVYPTKLREYQGRYRGSFLHGGVTPEECIVPLALLTPR, via the coding sequence ATGCCGCCGCTCCCCAAGCTCGGCCCGTCGTCCCGCGCCGTGTTATGGGTGGATGATGAGGCTGACCTGCTCGAACCGCATCGCCTGTTCCTGGTGGACAAGGGGTTCGAGGTGTCGATGGCGCGCAACGCCGACGATGCCCTGGAGATGCTGCGTCGTCGCTCCTACGACCTGCTGCTCCTGGACGAGCAGATGCCGGGGCGTCGAGGGCTGGACGCCTTTCGCGATGTCCGGGAGCTGGCGCCGGCCATGCCCGTGGTGATGATCACCAAGTCCGAGGACGACGGCACATTGCGCGAAGCGTTAGGTGCGGATGTGCGGGACTACCTCGTCAAGCCGGTCAGCCCAAGGCAGGTCCTCTCGGTCGTCACGAAGGTGCTGGAGGGGCCACGCATTCGGCAGCAAGCCGTGGCCCGGGCGTTTGTGGAGCGTTTCCGGGCCCTGGAGCTCGAGCGCAGCCCGCACCTCGACTGGCGCGGGTGGATCGAGCGTTTCGATGAGTTGATGCGATGGGACGTGGACCTCACCGCTGCCGGAGAGACCGGGCTGTACGAATCGCTGCGCGGCCTCTATCCGGACATGCACCGGGAATTTGCGGCCTTCATGGCGCAGGCGTACCCCGCGTGGTTGAAGAACCTGGAGGGCGACCGTCCTCCCCTGTCGATCGATGTGGTCCCCGAGTTCGTCCTGCCCGTGCTGCAGCGGGACCGGCGTGTCGCGTTGGTCGTGGTTGACTGCATGCGACTGGACCAGTGGCGGGTCCTCGAGCCCGTGGTCAACGCGATGTTCGAGGTGGAGACGACCCACTACTACGCCGTCCTCCCGACGGCGACCCCGTACGCGCGCAACGCGCTCTTCGCCGGGCTCTTCCCGGGGGAAATCGCCGCGCGGCTCCCTGATTGGTGGGGCGAACGCGACGACGAGTCGCTCAACGCCCACGAGCGAGAACTGCTCGAGGCGCAGTTGGTTGAGCTCAAGGTGCAGGCGTCCGTGCGCTACCAGAAGATTTCCACTCCGGGCGATTCCGACGACCTCGAGCGGCACCTGGCCACAGCTATCGGCGGCGAGGGGATCAGTGCCTTTGTCTTCAACTTCGTCGACCTCCTCACGCACGGCAGGTCGGAGTCGGCCATCCTGTATGAGGTGGCCCGTGACGAAGTCGCGTTGCGCGCCTTGACGCTACAGTGGTTCCAACGGTCGGCGCTGTATGCGTTGCTTCGGGAGGCGGCGCGCAAAAAGGTCACCGTGGTCCTGACCAGCGACCACGGGTCCATCCACTGCACCACCCCGGCGACGGTCTTCGCCCGGCGGGACGCCACGCACAACCTGCGCTACAAGTTTGGTGAGGACCTGCGGGCGGAGCGTCCCGAGTACGCCCTCCAGTTCACCAAGGAGGACATGTTGCGCCTCCCGCGACGCGGCATGGGGGCCAACACCCTGCTGGCCGTGGGGAACACCTTCTTCGTCTACCCCACCAAGTTGCGCGAATACCAGGGTCGGTACCGTGGGTCGTTCCTGCACGGCGGGGTAACGCCGGAGGAGTGCATCGTGCCGTTGGCGCTTCTCACGCCGAGGTAG
- a CDS encoding ATP-binding cassette domain-containing protein — MLRRLFPFLRPHAWRMAVAVACNLGAAVLDVFSLTLLIPFLDLLFGQQATGRAVSDRLQPLFERILVADDTMTSLRNIIVVILAAVVAKNALVWVSGQVGASLQEYITRDLRHALYAHLQRLPLSWFTRTRAGQVLARLFSDTQTTKQVITEAVTRSIQSGATILVSLTWLFATSWRLSMLALVVAPLLIGLLQPLLRKLRKGHGRLGNQYGDLTSTAQEAISGIRLVKATGAEAFEVDRFTAASGRYASGMVRVARLTNTAQPITETLATAIAMVILWVGARQVQAGLLDASMLIAFLVIVMRMLQPLKQLSQVQAMAQQSLAAAARVFEVIDHPVERDTGHKDVAAFRGEIVFDQVGFAYDGAPVLQDIAFTARRGDLVALVGPSGAGKSTLVDLIPRFHDVGSGRILLDGVDTRELTLRSLRSLTGIVSQDTVLFNDTVRNNIAYASPGRFTDAQVEAAARAANAHEFIQALPEGYATVLGERGTRLSGGQRQRLAIARALLSDPPILILDEATSALDTESERQVQEAIDRLLAGRTVFVIAHRLSTVTHASRILVLEGGRVVEAGTHAELVAREGGTYRRLHDLQFAATPAPG, encoded by the coding sequence ATGCTGCGTCGGCTCTTTCCCTTCCTTCGTCCGCACGCCTGGCGCATGGCGGTGGCCGTGGCGTGCAACCTGGGCGCGGCCGTCCTGGACGTCTTCTCCCTGACGCTCCTCATCCCGTTCCTCGACCTGCTGTTCGGACAGCAGGCCACCGGGCGGGCCGTTAGCGACCGGTTGCAACCGCTGTTTGAGCGCATCCTCGTGGCCGACGACACGATGACGTCCCTGCGCAACATCATCGTGGTGATCCTGGCCGCGGTGGTAGCGAAGAATGCGCTGGTGTGGGTGAGCGGCCAGGTGGGTGCCAGCCTGCAAGAGTATATCACCCGCGACCTGCGGCACGCGCTCTACGCGCACCTGCAACGCCTGCCGTTGAGCTGGTTCACGCGCACGCGCGCGGGGCAGGTGCTCGCCCGGCTGTTCTCGGACACGCAGACGACCAAGCAGGTGATCACTGAGGCCGTGACCCGCTCGATCCAGAGCGGGGCGACCATTCTGGTGTCGCTGACGTGGCTCTTCGCCACGTCCTGGCGGCTGTCGATGCTCGCCCTCGTCGTCGCGCCGCTGCTGATTGGCCTCCTGCAGCCCCTCCTGCGCAAGTTGCGAAAGGGGCACGGGCGACTGGGGAACCAGTACGGCGACCTGACCAGCACGGCGCAGGAGGCCATTAGCGGGATTCGCCTGGTGAAGGCGACGGGCGCCGAGGCGTTCGAGGTGGACCGGTTCACCGCGGCGAGCGGCCGGTACGCGAGCGGCATGGTACGGGTGGCCCGGCTGACCAACACGGCGCAGCCGATTACCGAGACGCTGGCCACGGCGATCGCAATGGTCATCCTCTGGGTTGGCGCCCGTCAGGTCCAGGCCGGGCTGTTGGATGCGTCCATGCTGATCGCCTTCCTGGTGATCGTCATGCGCATGTTGCAGCCGCTCAAGCAGCTGTCGCAGGTCCAGGCGATGGCTCAGCAGTCCCTGGCCGCCGCTGCACGGGTGTTCGAGGTCATCGATCACCCGGTGGAGCGGGACACCGGGCACAAGGACGTCGCAGCGTTTCGCGGCGAGATCGTCTTCGACCAGGTGGGGTTTGCCTATGACGGCGCCCCAGTGTTGCAAGACATCGCGTTCACGGCACGGCGCGGCGACCTTGTCGCGCTCGTGGGACCGAGTGGGGCCGGCAAGAGTACCCTGGTGGACCTGATCCCGCGCTTCCACGACGTGGGCAGCGGCCGGATCCTGCTGGACGGTGTGGACACCCGCGAACTCACCCTCCGGTCACTGCGGTCACTCACCGGGATCGTGTCACAGGACACCGTGCTCTTCAATGACACGGTGCGTAACAACATTGCCTATGCATCACCAGGCCGCTTCACCGACGCGCAGGTGGAGGCCGCGGCCCGGGCGGCCAACGCGCACGAGTTCATCCAGGCCCTGCCCGAGGGGTATGCCACCGTGCTGGGCGAACGCGGGACACGATTATCGGGTGGGCAACGCCAACGTCTCGCCATTGCGCGCGCCCTGTTGTCGGACCCGCCGATCCTGATCCTCGACGAGGCCACGTCGGCGCTCGACACCGAATCCGAGCGCCAGGTGCAGGAAGCGATCGATCGGCTGCTCGCAGGTCGTACCGTGTTCGTCATCGCGCATCGCCTGTCCACGGTGACGCATGCGTCCCGCATCCTCGTGCTCGAGGGGGGGCGGGTGGTAGAGGCGGGAACGCACGCGGAGCTGGTCGCGCGGGAGGGGGGCACGTACCGGCGCCTCCACGACCTGCAGTTTGCCGCGACGCCGGCCCCGGGCTGA
- a CDS encoding glycosyltransferase family 4 protein, whose product MRLLFVHAAAGWSGPARVFATVAHALASRGHETAVAAPDGSAMARLVTRSAARPFALDAVRRARADALRIREIIEEHHSDTVFVHAEGEHFMVAHALRKVGRGALVRRIGAGGSLEVTTRTLRAERWWPTRYLSTSEAPPAAATRSGLPPAVRVELGVEVPEEAPPPVRDPYAVVACIAANEAIRRATQVVRAVAMLAQRHDQLRLRVIGSAAADPDLHVLATALGLAGRVEWYPQGSRAVDVLDGVSAGWVVADGDDAGLGVLHLMAHGIVPLAERTPVTARYLTDGIHGVLLSSLHPPTMAAETTVLLADAPRRATMGGAGRSRVEREFQLREMLAGFEGAARASRDASRVRP is encoded by the coding sequence ATGCGGCTCCTGTTCGTCCATGCGGCCGCAGGATGGTCCGGCCCCGCGCGCGTGTTCGCGACGGTTGCTCATGCGTTGGCGTCGCGCGGGCATGAGACGGCGGTCGCGGCCCCGGACGGGAGCGCGATGGCGCGCCTCGTGACGCGATCGGCCGCGCGGCCCTTCGCCCTGGACGCCGTGCGGCGCGCCCGCGCGGACGCGCTCCGCATCCGCGAAATCATCGAGGAACACCACAGCGACACGGTTTTCGTGCACGCAGAGGGGGAGCACTTCATGGTCGCGCATGCGCTCCGCAAGGTGGGTCGCGGGGCCCTGGTGCGACGCATCGGCGCGGGCGGGTCCCTTGAAGTCACGACACGCACCCTGCGCGCCGAGCGCTGGTGGCCCACGCGGTACCTCTCCACCAGCGAAGCTCCTCCGGCCGCGGCGACCCGGTCGGGGCTCCCGCCCGCCGTGCGTGTTGAACTGGGTGTCGAGGTGCCCGAGGAGGCGCCTCCGCCGGTGCGCGATCCCTACGCGGTCGTCGCCTGCATCGCCGCTAACGAGGCGATTCGTCGCGCGACTCAGGTGGTTCGCGCCGTGGCCATGCTCGCGCAGCGACACGACCAGCTCCGGCTGCGGGTGATCGGGTCCGCCGCCGCCGACCCTGACCTGCACGTGCTGGCGACCGCGCTGGGACTGGCGGGCCGCGTCGAGTGGTATCCGCAGGGATCGCGTGCCGTCGACGTGCTGGACGGGGTCAGTGCTGGATGGGTGGTGGCCGACGGCGACGATGCCGGGCTCGGCGTGTTGCACCTGATGGCGCACGGTATCGTCCCGTTGGCCGAGCGCACCCCGGTCACGGCGCGGTACCTCACCGATGGCATACACGGCGTGTTGCTGTCGAGCCTGCATCCGCCGACGATGGCGGCGGAGACCACGGTCCTGTTGGCCGATGCGCCGCGTCGCGCGACCATGGGGGGTGCCGGGCGCTCGCGCGTGGAGCGTGAGTTTCAGCTGCGGGAGATGTTGGCCGGCTTTGAAGGGGCGGCGCGCGCGTCCCGCGATGCTTCGCGCGTGCGCCCATGA